The DNA sequence GTGGCCGAGCGCCAGGGGATCCCGCCGTCGTCCCTGGGCGGCACCGTGCAGAACGACATCCTCAAGGAGTACATCGCCCGGGGGACCTACATCTTCCCGCCCGGACCGTCCCTCCGCCTGGTGACGGACGTCTTCCGGTACTGCGCCGACCATCTGCCCCGGTGGCACCCGATCAGCGTCAGCGGCTACCACATCCGCGAGGCGGGAGCGACCGCCGTGCAGGAGGTGGCCTTTACGCTGGCGGACGGCCTGACGTATCTGCGGGCCGCGGTCGACGCCGGTCTGGACGTGGACCGCATCGCGCCGCGCCTCAGCTTCTTCTTCGCGGCGCAGATGAACCTGCTGGAAGAAGTGGCGAAGTTCCGCGCCGCGCGCCGGCTGTGGGCACATCTGGTCCGCGACCGTCTCGGGGCGAAGGATCCGCGCTCGCAGATGCTGCGCTTCCACACCCAGACCGCCGGGGTGGCCCTCACCGCCCAGCAGCCGGAGAACAACGTCGTCCGCGTCACCCTGCAGGCCCTGGCCGCCGTGCTGGGAGGGACGCAGTCGCTCCACACCAACGCCATGGACGAGGCCCTGGCCCTGCCCACCGAGGCGTCCGCGCTGCTGGCGCTGCGCACGCAGCAGATCCTGGCCTTCGAGAGCGGCGTCGCCGAGACCGTCGATCCGCTGGGCGGCGCCTATGCGGTGGAATACCTCACCGCCGAGATCGAGCGGCGCGCCCGGGAGTTGATCGAGCAGTTGGAGGAAGCGGGGGGAATGCTTCGGGCCATCGAGAGCGGCCTGGTGCAGCGCCTGATCGCCGAAGCCGCCTACCGCGAGTCGCAGCGCATCGAGCGGGGCGAGCAGGTGGTGGTCGGCGTCAACCGCTTCACCACAGGCGAGACCGTCCGCCCCCGAATCCTGCGGGTGCCCGAGGAGGTGGTCCGGCGGCAGCAGGCCCGTCTGGCCGAGATCCGGCGGCGGCGCGACGGTGCCCTGGTGGAGCGCGCCCTCACCCGGTTGCGCGGGGCCGCGGCGGGTCGGGAGAACCTGATGCCCTTCATCCTCGATGCGGTGCGCGTCCATGCCACCCTGGGCGAGATCTGCGACGTGCTGCGTGCCGTCTTCGGCGTGCACCGTCCGGCCGTGACCGTTTAGGCCGTGGCCTTGATCGACGAGGCTCTTGCCGGTTCCCACCAGGCGCTGGCCCGGATCATCTCCCTGGTCGAGGATGGCGATCCGGAGGGGCAGGCGCTGCTGCGCCGCCTGCACCCGCGTACCGGGGGCGCCTACACCGTCGGGATCACCGGGCCGCCCGGGGTCGGCAAGAGCACCCTGGTGGACGCCCTGACCCGCCTGCTGCGCAGCCAGGGGGTGACGGTGGCCGTAGTGGCGGTGGATCCGACCAGCCCCTTCACCGGCGGGGCCCTGCTCGGCGACCGCATTCGCATGCAGGACCACGCCGTCGATCCCGGGGTGTTCATCCGCAGCATGGCGACGCGCGGGAGCCTGGGCGGACTGGCCCCGGCCACCTCCGATGTGGTCCGGGTCCTGGACGCCGCCGGCTTCCAGATCATCTTCATCGAAACCGTGGGCACCGGGCAGGCCGAAGTGGACGTCGTCGGCGCCGCCGACACCGTAGTCATCGTGCTCGTCCCCGGGTTGGGCGACACCGTGCAGACGATGAAAGCGGGAGTGATGGAGATCGGCGAGATCTTCGTGGTGAACAAGGCCGACCAGGGCGACGCCGACCGCACGGTGACCGAGGTGAAGATGATGCTGGCCCTGGCCCCGAAAAGGGGCGGGTGGGATCCCCCGGTGCTGCGGAGCGTCGCCGCGAACGGTGAGGGGGTGGCCGAGGTCCTCGAGGCCGTCCGGCGCCACCGGGCCTGGCAGGAGCAGGAGGCGAGGCTTCCGGCGCGCCGGCGCGAGCGGTGCCGCCGTGAGATCCTCCGCGCCGCCGAGCGGCGCCTGCAGGTCCGCCTGCTGGAGGTTGCCGCCCGCGGCCGCCGACTCGAGGATCTGACAGACCTGGTGGCGGCCGGGCGGCTCGATCCCGCCGCCGCCGCCGGGGAGTTGTTGAAGGACCTGTGAGAGTCGACCACCTTGGGATTGCCGTGGCGGATCTGGAGAGGGCGGTCGCGCTGTACGCCGCCCTCCTCGGCGGCCGCGTCGTCCACCGGGAAACTCTGGTGCAGGAGGGCGTGCGCCTGGCCTTCCTCGACGTGTCGGGTGTGCTGCTGGAACTGCTGCAGCCCACCGCCGAGGCGGGACCGCTGGCCCGATTCCTCCGCTCGCGCGGCGAAGGGTTGCATCATCTGGCCGTCGAGGTGCCCGATGTGGCCCGGGCCCTGGAGGAGGCGGGATCCGTCGGCGCTCAGGCGGTCGACCCCGCGCCGCGTCCCGGAGCGCGCGGGCGGATGGTGGCCTTCCTCCACCCCGCCGCATTGCACGGGGTGCTGATCGAACTCGTCGGTCCCGCGAAATCGTCCGGTCCGCCCGACGCATGAAGGGCCGTGGCGGTCAGAGGTGGCGGTCAGAGGGAGTTGGCCTGGTGACAGTCCGTGGCCCGGCAGCAATCGCTCGGCACGGCTTGTGCCGCGGGGCGATCGCTGCTATAATCGCTTCGGTTTTCTCGCCGTCGCTTCGCGTCGCCGCGCCCGCAGCCGTCCCGTCTTGGTCGCCCGCAGGGCCCTGACCCTGCCGCAGTGAGACGCGGTACCTGATCGGAGGTGAGGCGTGCCCGATCCGCCCCGGACTCCGACCTTCCCTGAGAGGTCTGGTTTCCTCAACCCATCCGTCAGCCGGCCCGGGCTGATCAGTCTTCTCATCGTGGTCCTCGGGCTGTCCGGCGCCGCCGGCGCGGGGGTGGCCCGCGCGCTGTGGCGCAAGGACGTGGTGATCGTCGAGGCGGGCGCCCTGCGGCATCACACCACCTTTGCGCGCACCGTCAAAGAGGCGCTGGAAGAGGCGGGCGTCCATCTGCAGCCCGGCGATGAGGTCTCGCCGGCGCCCACCACGGCGTTGCAGGAAGGGCTGCGCATCGTGGTGCGCCATCCGGTGCCCGTGACCCTCATCGCGGACGGAAAGACGCGCCTGGTGCGCAGTGCCGCACCCACGGTGGCGGAGCTGCTGGCCAGGCGGGGGATCACCCTGGGGGCGTCGGACAGGGTCTTCCCGTCCCGGCATGCGCCGCTGCGGCCCGGTCTGCGTGTGCGCGTGGTGCGGATCCGGCACGAGATCGAGAGCGAGCAGACGGTGATTCCGGTGTCCGTGGCGGAGACGCTCGCCGCCCGGCAGGGCGTCGTACGCCTGGTGCCCGGGTCCACCGGCCTGCGGGAGCGGGTCTGGCGCGTGACGCGTGCCGACGGCCGGATCACCTCCCGTGTCCTGCTCGGCTGGCGGACCGTGCGCCACCCCCTCGACCGCATGCTCAGCATGAGGGTGCCGCGGCCGGTCGCCGCCCGCGGCTCCGCTGTGGGCCGGGAATACATCGATCTGGTGGCCACGGCTTATGCGCCCTTCTGCTGTCGGGGCGTCGATGATGTGACGGCGCTGGGGGTGCAGGCCGGCTACGGCGTGGTGGCCGTGGACCCGCGGGTCATCCCGCTCGGCAGCCGCCTCTACATTGAGGGCTACGGGTACGCCATCGCGGCCGACACCGGCAGCGCGATCAAGGGACTGCGCATCGACCTGGGGTTCGACACCACCCGTGAGGCGCTGCGGTTTGGCCGGCGCCAGGTGCGGGTCCACATCATCCAGCGCGGACGTCCCCGCCGCTGACGACCTCCAGGTGAGGGACCCCGGCGGGCGCGACGGCGACCTGCTCTCGGCCGCAGCGACGGCGCGCAGGCTCCGCGCCTACGGGCTGCGTCCCCGGCGTCGTCTCGGCCAGCACTTTCTGATCAGCCCGGCGGCCCTGGCCGCCATCCTCGAGGCCGCCGCGCTCTCCGGCAGCGACGGCGTGCTGGAGATCGGCGCGGGGATCGGCACCCTCACCGCGGCGCTGGCCACCCGAGCGAAAGCGGTCATCGCCGTGGAGTTCGACGCCGCCCTGATGCCTCCGCTGCAGGATGCCGTCGCCGCCTTCCCCAATGTGACGCTGGTGCAGGGCGACATCCTGGCCCTGGACCTGGCCGCTCTGGTGGCCGGCCTGCCCGTCCCGCGCAAGTCGGTCAGCAACCTGCCCTACAACATCGCCGCGCCGGTGATCCTGGCGCTGCTGGAGCGCCCCCTGGGGTTCACCCGTCTGGTCGTCACCGTGCAGCGCGAAGTCGCCGATCGGCTCGTGGCCCGTCCCGGGGAGCGGGCGTACGGCGCCCTCTCCGTGGCGGTGCAGTACCGGGCTCGGGCGTCGATCGCCGGACGGATCAGTCCCGGCGCCTTCTATCCGCCGCCGGCGGTAGACTCGGCCATCGTGGTGCTGGAGACGCTTCCGGCGCCGGCCGTGGCGGTGGTCGATGAACCGCTGTTCTTCCGGGTCGTCCGCAGCGGGTTCGCCCAGCGCCGCAAGACACTGCGCAACGCGGTGGCCGCCGCGCTGGGCGTCGCCCCCGCCGCGGTGGAATCCGTCGCCTCCGCCGCCGGGATCGACCCGCGGCGACGGGCGGAGACCCTCACCCTGGAAGAGTTTGCGCTCCTGACGGACCTGCTGGCCGGCGCGCTGGCGGCGGAGGTAAAGGCACCGCCGCCGGGGAAAGACACCAGGTGATGGACGATCTCACGGAGTTCTACTCGGCGAGCGCGCGGGCGATGTCCCGTTCGCTCATCCGGGAGCTCCTCAAGCTCACCCGTCGCGGCAACATCATCTCCTTCGCCGGCGGCCTCCCCGACCCGGCCACCTTCCCTGTGGAGGAACTCAAGAGGATCACGCTCGAGGTGCTGGAGCGAGAACCTCAGCTGGCGCTGCAGTACGGTCCGACCGAGGGGGACGTCCGCCTGCGCGACCAGCTGGTGGCCTGGATGGCCAAGGATGGGATCGCGGTCACCCGCGACCAGGTCCTGATCACCATCGGCTCGCAGCAGGGGCTGGACATCGTCGGCCGCGTCTTCCTTGACCCGGGGGACATCGTCCTCGTGGAGCGACCCAGCTACATGGCCGCCCTACAGGTCTTCCGGAGCTACCGGGCGGAAATGGTCGGGGTGGAGCAGGACGACGACGGCCTGCGCCCGGATCGCCTCGAGGAAACCCTCGACGCGCTGCGGCGGGCCGGCAAGCGCCCCAAGCTCCTCTACGTCGTCCCCGATTTCCAGAACCCCTCCGGAGTGACGATGAGTGCGCCGCGGCGGACAGCGGTGCTGGACCTGGCCCGCCGGCACCGTCTGCTCGTCGTGGAGGACAGCCCCTACCGGGAGCTGCGGTTTGAGGGTGCGTCCGTGCCGCCGCTGGCCGCGCTGGACCCTGAGGGCCGGGTGATCTATCTCTCGACCTTCAGCAAGACCCTCTGCCCGGGCCTGCGCATCGCCTGGGTCGCCGCCTCTGAGGAGATCATCCAGCGCTTCGTCACGGCGAAGCAGGGCATGGACCTCTGCTGCCCCGCCTTCACGCAGGCCATCGCCGCGGAGTTCGTCGCCCGCGGCCACCTGGGCGCGCGCCTCCCGCAGATCACCGCCCTCTACCGACGCAAGCGCGACGTCATGCTGGCCGCCCTGGCCCGGGAGATGCCCGAAGGGGTGAGCTGGACCCGTCCGGCCGGCGGGTTGTTCCTCTGGGTGCGGCTGCCCGCGGGCATGGACACCGAGCAGCTGCTGCGGCCGGCGGTGGAGGAGGAAGGCGTGGCCTACGTCGTCGGCGCGGGGTTCCACGCCGACGGCGGCGGGAAGAACACCATGCGCCTCAACTTCTCCTTCCCCTCGGAAGAGCAGATCGAGGAGGGAATCCGGCGGCTCGGTCGCCTCATCCGCACCCACGCTCCGGCCGTCAGGACGGCCTGAGGGGCCGGCGTTCCGGAGCGGTCGTTCCCTCGGGGTTACCGTCGGGCTGTGACCAGCGGACCCATCAGGGCGGCGACGTCCCGGCCCACGACCACGCTGATGTCGGCACCGGGGCCGGGCTGGCGCGAGAAGATCTCCCGGGTGATCGCCCGCCCGCCCAGGACCTCCGCGATCATCCGCGCCACCAGGGTGCGGTCGCTGCGATAGGTGATCGTCGTCGTGCTCACCGGGACCTGGGCGGCATCGACGCGGACGATCCGGACGCCCAGCCGCTCCAGGCGCTGCGCGGTCTGCCGCGCCAGGCCCGGCACGCCGCTGCCGTTGAGGACCTCGACGCCGGTGGCGGCGAGCTCCGCCGGGCTGACCCCGTAGAACATCTCCAGCACCGTGCGGCGCACCAGGGTCTGATCGAGCTCCCAGTAGCTGTCGCGGATCACCCCGGGCAGGGTCTGGACGGTCAGGGCGCTGGCATCCAGGCGCGCCGCGAACATCCCCAGGGTCATCAGCTCGGCCATGGTCAGGTTGGTCTGCGTGTTCTCCTGGAACGCCTGCAGGAGATGGGGTGCGGCCAGAATGGTCCCGGGCGACTTCAGCTTCCGGAACAGGGCCAGGAGCATCTTCTGCTGGCGTCCGACCCGCGTGATATCGCCCATGGCGTCGTGGCGGAAGCGAATGTAGCCCATGGCCTGCTCGCCGTTCAGGAGCTGACGGCCCTTCTTCAGGTTGATGGTGAGGCCGGCCCAGTGGTCCGTGTACTTCATGTCCCGGTCCACGTCGATCTCGATCCCGCCCACGGCGTCGATGAGGCGGGCGAACGACTGCGGACCCAGCTTCACATAGTAGTGGACCGGCACCCCCAGGAGCTGCTCCACGGTCCGGATGGTCAGCGCGGGGCCGCCGAAGGCGTAGGCGGCGTTGATCTTCGTGACGCCCACACCCGGGATCGCCGTCCGTGTGTCCCGCGGGATGGACAGCCCGCTGATCTGGCCGCGGCGCGGATCGAAGCTGACGAGCATCAGCGAGTCGGACCGGGCCACGTTGACGATCTGGCGGCGGGTGTTGAGGGTGACGTCCACGCCGATGATCAGGACGTTCACCCGGCGGTTCAGGCGCAGGCCCCAGCCGAAGGGACGCGCCGCGGGGGCGGGACGATCGACGACCTTGCTGCCGGTGAAGGCCTCATGGTGCGTAAACAGGTAGAGCGCGGCGCCGGCGAGCAGACCGGCGATCACGACGGGCGCGCCGAGCAGGGCGTAGCGGGCGTAGACCCACCAGCCGCGCCGGCCGGACTTCGGCCCGGGGGCGGGCGGGACCGCCGGGATCTCAGGTGCGGGATGAGCGGGTTGAGACCCTGGAGTCCGCATGACGCATGTGCCGTGCCCGGGGACCTCCCCCGCGCACGGCGTCTTCATCATACGCCGTGGCGCGGGCCTGTCAAGGAAACCGGCAAGGAATTGTCCCGGAAGGCACCTAACTGGTATATACCTACTTCCGGCAGGGGGTTGTCCATTATTTTGCACGCCGTGGTAGCAGCGCTCTCCCGCGCGGCGCCCGCTCCTGTGCCCGTTCCCCATCGGCCTGCCGTGAGATCCGTGATGGAGGTGTCAGGGTGACGTCCGTCGAGGTCGGCCAGCGTCAGGAAGGAGGGAAGCCGGTGAAAGAGCTCCGTCTCCACGCCTATGCCAAGGTGAACCTGACGCTGGACGTGGGTCTGGCGCGGCCGGACGGCTATCACGAGATCGAGTCGGTGATGCACACCATCGCGTTGCACGACTCCATCACCCTGCGCGAGGCGGGCGCGGGCACGGAGGTCGTCGTCACCGACGGCGACGGCGTGCCCACCGATCACCGCAACCTGGTCTGGCGCGCCGCGGAGAGGCTGCGGGAGATGTTCGGGGTGACCCGTCCCGTCCAGATCGAGCTGGTCAAGCGCATCCCGGTGGCGGCGGGTCTCGGCGGCGGCAGTTCCGACGCGGCGATGACGCTGCTCGGGCTGGCCCAGCTGTGGAAGCTGCGCCTGGATGGCCGGGAGATGCTGGCCCTGGCCACGCAGCTGGGCGCGGACGTTCCCTTCTTCCTGGAAGGCGGCGGGGCGGTGGCCCGCGGCAAAGGCGAGCGGATCACCTACCTGCGTCCTCTCCCCACGACCTGGCTGGTGCTGGCGCGGCCGCGCATCGAGGTGTCCACGGCCTGGGCCTACCGCCAACTCGGCGCGATGGGCGTCGGGGCGCGGCCGCAGACGGCGGCGATGATCGAGGCCGTGCGGCGCGAGGATGTGCGCGAGGTCGGCCGGTTGTTGCGCAACGTCTTCGAGGATGTGATCGCCTCTCACTACCCGGTCGTCAGAGACCTCAAGGCCGCCATCCTGCGGGGGGAAGCCTACGGCGCGTCGATGAGCGGGACCGGGCCGACCGTCTTCGGCTTGATGGCCAACGAAGCCGCGGCGCACAAGACCGCCGACGACCTGCGGCGGTTTGCCGACGTGGACGTCTATGTCACCCGCACCTTTGCCGAGAGCCGCTGACCGCCGGCGCGATCCTGGCCATGCGGACATCGTGACCGACGCCATCGTCCTGGCCGGCGGGGGACGCGAGCCCGGCCTGGACGCCGGGGCGGCCAACAAGGGATTCCTGGAGATCGCGGGCCGCCCGTTGCTGGCCCGCGTCCTGGACGCGCTGCGGGGCGCCTCGGGGGTGGGGCGGATCGCCGTGGTCGGTCCCCCGGAGGCGATTGCGGCGGTCAGCACCGAGGTTGTCGTCGTCCCCGACGGCGGGAGCATCATGGACAACGTGGTCCGCGCCGTGGAGGCGCTGGGCGCACGGGAGCCGGTACTGGTTGTGGCCTCGGATATCCCCCTGCTCACCGCGGCCGCCGTGGAGGCCTTCCTGGCCGGCTGCCGGGCCGCGCCGGCCGACTTCTGCTACGCCATCGTTCCCCAGGAGGCGATGGCGCGGGCCTTCCCCGCCGCGCGCAAGACCTTCGTACGCGTGACCGACGGCGTGTTCACCGGGGGGAGCGTCATGCTCGTCAACCCCGCCGTGATCGACCGGGTCCGGGATTTCGTCGAGCGCGTCATCGCCGCGCGCAAGAAACCCTGGATGCTGGCGCAGCTCTTCGGCTGGTCCATCATGATGAAGTTCGCCTCCGGGCGGCTCAGCATCGCCGAGATGGAGGCCAGAGTCCACGAGCTGCTCGGCATCGTTGCCCGGGCCGTGGTCGTTCCCGATCCCGTGCTGGCCCTGGATGTGGACATGGGCAAACCGGAGAACCTCGCCCTGATCCGGGCGGCCCTGGGAGGCTAGGGATGGTCCCGCGGCGCGAAGGCGGCAGGCTGCGTCGGGGCGAGCGCATGGTCATCATGGCTCACCACCTGCTGAACGCCCCGCACCGGCTGTTCCCGCTGGGCACCTTCGTCGAGATGCTGGGGGCGGCCAAGTCCACGATCAGTGAGGACCTGGGGTTCATGCGGCAGGCCTTCGAGCGGTTCCAGCTGGGGAAGGTGGAGACCCTGGCCGGCGCCGCCGGGGGCGTGCGCTATCTCCCCTCACCCCGCCGGGAGCGGATTCGCGCCCTGGTGGAGGAGATCTGCCAGCGGCTGCGCGATCCGTCGCGGCTGCTGCCCGGCGGCTTCCTCTACACCGCAGACCTCACCTCCACCCCCTCCTACGCCGTGCGCCTGGGCGAGGCCTTTGCCGCCTTCTTCGAGGAGAGCCGACCCGACGTCGTGCTGACCATGGAGGTCAAGGGGATCCCGCTGGCGCTGATGACGGCGCGGGCCTTCGATGTGCCGCTGGTCACGATCCGCCGCGGGGCGCATCCCACCGACGGGCCCGCCGTGAGCGTGAACTACGTCTCCGGCTCCTCGCGCCTGGTGCAGTCGATGACGCTGCCGCTGAGGGCCATGACCCAGGGCGCACGCGTGCTGTTCATCGACGACTTCCTCCGCGGCGGCGGCACGGCGCGCGGCGTCTACGACCTGATGCGGGAGTTCCGCGCCGAGGTGGTGGGCGTGGGCGTGCTCATCGAGACGCCCAGCCCGCGCGAGCGCATGATCGACCGTTACATCTCCCTCATTCACTTTCAGGGAGTGGGCGAGCAGGGCGAGATCCTGATCACGCCGAGCCGGTTCGTCCTGGAATCCGCCCCCATCCGGTGACCCCGAGCGCCGGCGGCGTCCTCCCGGCCCGTCGTCGCTGGGCGGGGTGAGGGGAGGACCTCGCGCAGGGTCAGGAACCCGGACCTGGCCCTCGATGCGTCGCATGCGTGCCTTGACGGATCCGGCGCCGTGCCCCACAATGGAAGCGCTTTCCCTTTCTGAGTGAGCGTTCACTCATTCTCTACGGGACGACCCCGCCGTCCCGGAGCCGGTGGCGATGAGGCGGATGCCCGCGCGGGTCAGGGCGAAGCAGGAGGCGCGGCGGACGCAGATCCTGGAGGCCGCGGCGAAGGTCTTTGCCCGCAAGGGCTTCGAGGGGGCGACGATCAGCGAGATCGCGCGCGCCGCCGGACTGGCCGAGGGCAGTATCTACAACTACTTCCGAAGCAAGGAAGATCTGCTCGTGCACATCCCCCGCCAGTTTGTCCAGCCGGTGCTCAAGATGTGGACCCCCGCCGCCGGGGGGCCGCGCAGCCCGGAGGAGGCCGAGCGCCAGCTGCTGGGGCTGATCGGCGCGATGGCCGAGCGCCTGCGCAGCCAGACGCCGTTCCTCAAAGTCTTCGTCTCCGCGCTGCCGTATCTCAGTCCGGCGGCCCGGCGGCAGTACATGCGGATCCCCACGGCGGCTGCAGAGCGGCTCGAGGAGTTCCTCCGGGCGGGGATGGGCGCCGGGGTATTCCGTCAGGACCTGAATTCCACGATCGCCTCGCGCGCGCTGCCCGGCATGCTTATGGCCTTCGTGCTGATGCAGGAGATCATGCTCGGTCAACGATTGATCCCCTACGACTACGGGACGATCGTCGCCGAAGTGGTGCGCCTCTTTCTGTATGGGGCGGTGCCGCGCGGCGAGACCACCCGCACCCCATCATCCCAAGGAGGACGGACGTGAGAGGCATTCGACTGATCGTGGTACTGACGCTCCTGACCACCCTTGCCGTTGGAGCACCCGTCCCGGCGCAGCCCGCGCCGCCTCCGCCGCGGTCCTTTTCCCTCACCGAGGCCGTCACCCTCGCCCTGCAGCAGAACATGCAGCTGCGGGTGGCGGCCTTCGAAGTGGCCATCGCCCGGGCGCAGCTGGCCCAGGCGCGCGGAGCGAAGGGCCCGCAGGCGAGCGCGCAGGGCAGCTACACCCGGACCCAGGAGCAGGGGCCGACGGTGCTCACGCTGGGGGGGATCCCGGTGGTCATCCCGCCGCCCTCGCCCAATCTCTACGACGTCCGCCTGGTCCTGCAGTATCCGCTGTACACCGGGGGGAGCCTGGAGGCGCAGATCGCCCTGGCCGAGGCCAACGTGCGGGGCGCGGAGGCGACGCTGGAGCGGATCAGGCAGTCCATCGTGTTCAGCGTCCGCCAGGCCTACTTCCAGGTGCTGCTGGCCCGAGCGGGCCTGGAGGTGGCCGAGCGCAGCGTCGCCCAGGCGACGGAGAACCTGCGTGTGGCCCGGGCCCGGGTCGCCGCGGGCGCCTCCCCACGATTCGACGAAGTGCAGGCCGAGGTCGCGCTGGCCAGCGCCCGGCAGAGCCAGGTGCGCGCCCGCAACGGCATGGCCCA is a window from the Armatimonadota bacterium genome containing:
- the purR gene encoding pur operon repressor, with amino-acid sequence MVPRREGGRLRRGERMVIMAHHLLNAPHRLFPLGTFVEMLGAAKSTISEDLGFMRQAFERFQLGKVETLAGAAGGVRYLPSPRRERIRALVEEICQRLRDPSRLLPGGFLYTADLTSTPSYAVRLGEAFAAFFEESRPDVVLTMEVKGIPLALMTARAFDVPLVTIRRGAHPTDGPAVSVNYVSGSSRLVQSMTLPLRAMTQGARVLFIDDFLRGGGTARGVYDLMREFRAEVVGVGVLIETPSPRERMIDRYISLIHFQGVGEQGEILITPSRFVLESAPIR
- a CDS encoding ubiquitin-like domain-containing protein — translated: MVLGLSGAAGAGVARALWRKDVVIVEAGALRHHTTFARTVKEALEEAGVHLQPGDEVSPAPTTALQEGLRIVVRHPVPVTLIADGKTRLVRSAAPTVAELLARRGITLGASDRVFPSRHAPLRPGLRVRVVRIRHEIESEQTVIPVSVAETLAARQGVVRLVPGSTGLRERVWRVTRADGRITSRVLLGWRTVRHPLDRMLSMRVPRPVAARGSAVGREYIDLVATAYAPFCCRGVDDVTALGVQAGYGVVAVDPRVIPLGSRLYIEGYGYAIAADTGSAIKGLRIDLGFDTTREALRFGRRQVRVHIIQRGRPRR
- a CDS encoding LCP family protein — translated: MRTPGSQPAHPAPEIPAVPPAPGPKSGRRGWWVYARYALLGAPVVIAGLLAGAALYLFTHHEAFTGSKVVDRPAPAARPFGWGLRLNRRVNVLIIGVDVTLNTRRQIVNVARSDSLMLVSFDPRRGQISGLSIPRDTRTAIPGVGVTKINAAYAFGGPALTIRTVEQLLGVPVHYYVKLGPQSFARLIDAVGGIEIDVDRDMKYTDHWAGLTINLKKGRQLLNGEQAMGYIRFRHDAMGDITRVGRQQKMLLALFRKLKSPGTILAAPHLLQAFQENTQTNLTMAELMTLGMFAARLDASALTVQTLPGVIRDSYWELDQTLVRRTVLEMFYGVSPAELAATGVEVLNGSGVPGLARQTAQRLERLGVRIVRVDAAQVPVSTTTITYRSDRTLVARMIAEVLGGRAITREIFSRQPGPGADISVVVGRDVAALMGPLVTARR
- the meaB gene encoding methylmalonyl Co-A mutase-associated GTPase MeaB, which gives rise to MALIDEALAGSHQALARIISLVEDGDPEGQALLRRLHPRTGGAYTVGITGPPGVGKSTLVDALTRLLRSQGVTVAVVAVDPTSPFTGGALLGDRIRMQDHAVDPGVFIRSMATRGSLGGLAPATSDVVRVLDAAGFQIIFIETVGTGQAEVDVVGAADTVVIVLVPGLGDTVQTMKAGVMEIGEIFVVNKADQGDADRTVTEVKMMLALAPKRGGWDPPVLRSVAANGEGVAEVLEAVRRHRAWQEQEARLPARRRERCRREILRAAERRLQVRLLEVAARGRRLEDLTDLVAAGRLDPAAAAGELLKDL
- the mce gene encoding methylmalonyl-CoA epimerase yields the protein MRVDHLGIAVADLERAVALYAALLGGRVVHRETLVQEGVRLAFLDVSGVLLELLQPTAEAGPLARFLRSRGEGLHHLAVEVPDVARALEEAGSVGAQAVDPAPRPGARGRMVAFLHPAALHGVLIELVGPAKSSGPPDA
- a CDS encoding NTP transferase domain-containing protein, with amino-acid sequence MTDAIVLAGGGREPGLDAGAANKGFLEIAGRPLLARVLDALRGASGVGRIAVVGPPEAIAAVSTEVVVVPDGGSIMDNVVRAVEALGAREPVLVVASDIPLLTAAAVEAFLAGCRAAPADFCYAIVPQEAMARAFPAARKTFVRVTDGVFTGGSVMLVNPAVIDRVRDFVERVIAARKKPWMLAQLFGWSIMMKFASGRLSIAEMEARVHELLGIVARAVVVPDPVLALDVDMGKPENLALIRAALGG
- a CDS encoding methylmalonyl-CoA mutase family protein, whose protein sequence is MDEAKRSSRIETADGIEIKTVFTPADVPAGESGRPGEFPYTRGIHPTMYRGRLWTMRQYAGYGTAEETNRRFHLLLSEGQTGLSVAFDLPTQMGYDSDHPQAEAEVGKAGVAVDTLADMETLLQGIPLDRVTTSMTINATAAILLAMYIVVAERQGIPPSSLGGTVQNDILKEYIARGTYIFPPGPSLRLVTDVFRYCADHLPRWHPISVSGYHIREAGATAVQEVAFTLADGLTYLRAAVDAGLDVDRIAPRLSFFFAAQMNLLEEVAKFRAARRLWAHLVRDRLGAKDPRSQMLRFHTQTAGVALTAQQPENNVVRVTLQALAAVLGGTQSLHTNAMDEALALPTEASALLALRTQQILAFESGVAETVDPLGGAYAVEYLTAEIERRARELIEQLEEAGGMLRAIESGLVQRLIAEAAYRESQRIERGEQVVVGVNRFTTGETVRPRILRVPEEVVRRQQARLAEIRRRRDGALVERALTRLRGAAAGRENLMPFILDAVRVHATLGEICDVLRAVFGVHRPAVTV
- the rsmA gene encoding 16S rRNA (adenine(1518)-N(6)/adenine(1519)-N(6))-dimethyltransferase RsmA, yielding MRDPGGRDGDLLSAAATARRLRAYGLRPRRRLGQHFLISPAALAAILEAAALSGSDGVLEIGAGIGTLTAALATRAKAVIAVEFDAALMPPLQDAVAAFPNVTLVQGDILALDLAALVAGLPVPRKSVSNLPYNIAAPVILALLERPLGFTRLVVTVQREVADRLVARPGERAYGALSVAVQYRARASIAGRISPGAFYPPPAVDSAIVVLETLPAPAVAVVDEPLFFRVVRSGFAQRRKTLRNAVAAALGVAPAAVESVASAAGIDPRRRAETLTLEEFALLTDLLAGALAAEVKAPPPGKDTR
- a CDS encoding PLP-dependent aminotransferase family protein, giving the protein MDDLTEFYSASARAMSRSLIRELLKLTRRGNIISFAGGLPDPATFPVEELKRITLEVLEREPQLALQYGPTEGDVRLRDQLVAWMAKDGIAVTRDQVLITIGSQQGLDIVGRVFLDPGDIVLVERPSYMAALQVFRSYRAEMVGVEQDDDGLRPDRLEETLDALRRAGKRPKLLYVVPDFQNPSGVTMSAPRRTAVLDLARRHRLLVVEDSPYRELRFEGASVPPLAALDPEGRVIYLSTFSKTLCPGLRIAWVAASEEIIQRFVTAKQGMDLCCPAFTQAIAAEFVARGHLGARLPQITALYRRKRDVMLAALAREMPEGVSWTRPAGGLFLWVRLPAGMDTEQLLRPAVEEEGVAYVVGAGFHADGGGKNTMRLNFSFPSEEQIEEGIRRLGRLIRTHAPAVRTA
- a CDS encoding TetR/AcrR family transcriptional regulator, with protein sequence MRRMPARVRAKQEARRTQILEAAAKVFARKGFEGATISEIARAAGLAEGSIYNYFRSKEDLLVHIPRQFVQPVLKMWTPAAGGPRSPEEAERQLLGLIGAMAERLRSQTPFLKVFVSALPYLSPAARRQYMRIPTAAAERLEEFLRAGMGAGVFRQDLNSTIASRALPGMLMAFVLMQEIMLGQRLIPYDYGTIVAEVVRLFLYGAVPRGETTRTPSSQGGRT
- the ispE gene encoding 4-(cytidine 5'-diphospho)-2-C-methyl-D-erythritol kinase, which translates into the protein MTSVEVGQRQEGGKPVKELRLHAYAKVNLTLDVGLARPDGYHEIESVMHTIALHDSITLREAGAGTEVVVTDGDGVPTDHRNLVWRAAERLREMFGVTRPVQIELVKRIPVAAGLGGGSSDAAMTLLGLAQLWKLRLDGREMLALATQLGADVPFFLEGGGAVARGKGERITYLRPLPTTWLVLARPRIEVSTAWAYRQLGAMGVGARPQTAAMIEAVRREDVREVGRLLRNVFEDVIASHYPVVRDLKAAILRGEAYGASMSGTGPTVFGLMANEAAAHKTADDLRRFADVDVYVTRTFAESR